The Erythrobacter insulae genome window below encodes:
- a CDS encoding NADPH-dependent FMN reductase: MRILAFAASNSSVSINQQLAAYAAGLAEGAEIEMLDIHDYEMPIYRHDREEAAGIPQLAHDFLAKVGSADALIISFAEHNGIYTAAFKNLFDWCSRVGRDVWQDKPMVLLSTSPGGRGGKGVLEFAAGHIPRFGGNLAGHMSVPSFGENFDVDAGKLIDAELDAQLKELIAALAS; encoded by the coding sequence ATGCGCATCCTGGCCTTTGCCGCCAGCAATTCATCAGTCTCGATCAATCAACAGCTCGCGGCCTATGCGGCCGGGCTGGCTGAGGGTGCCGAGATCGAGATGCTGGATATTCACGACTATGAAATGCCGATTTACCGCCACGACCGCGAAGAAGCGGCCGGCATTCCGCAGCTCGCGCATGATTTCCTTGCGAAAGTCGGTTCGGCAGATGCGCTGATCATCTCTTTTGCAGAGCATAACGGAATATACACTGCGGCGTTCAAGAACCTGTTTGACTGGTGCAGCCGGGTGGGCCGCGATGTCTGGCAGGACAAACCGATGGTGCTGCTGTCAACATCCCCCGGCGGACGCGGGGGCAAGGGTGTGCTTGAATTTGCCGCCGGTCACATACCGCGTTTTGGCGGCAATCTGGCCGGGCATATGTCCGTCCCGAGTTTCGGCGAAAATTTTGATGTTGATGCCGGAAAGCTGATTGATGCCGAACTGGATGCGCAACTGAAAGAATTGATCGCGGCGCTCGCGAGTTAA
- a CDS encoding J domain-containing protein — protein sequence MPKARRSDDWGFPRWRSYESSRETVAQRECDRHGCGEAGLCPAPKSPNSPDRWYFCQKHAAEYNKGWDYFEGLDKEQKEERAKSERQESAGYAEASHYGWTGSGDGSRSADEMMALEVLELEADADYPTIKKAYRAKAKEVHPDVKPGDDEAAKQFQAIQVSYEVLRAAEERREWKG from the coding sequence ATGCCTAAGGCGCGCCGTTCAGACGATTGGGGCTTTCCCCGTTGGCGCTCGTACGAATCCTCGCGTGAGACAGTGGCTCAGCGTGAATGCGACAGGCATGGCTGCGGCGAGGCGGGCCTATGCCCTGCGCCAAAGTCTCCCAACAGCCCCGACAGGTGGTATTTCTGCCAGAAACATGCGGCGGAATACAACAAGGGTTGGGATTACTTCGAAGGGCTCGATAAAGAGCAGAAAGAAGAGCGCGCCAAATCCGAGCGTCAGGAAAGCGCCGGCTATGCCGAGGCTTCGCACTATGGCTGGACCGGTTCCGGCGATGGGTCGCGCAGCGCCGACGAGATGATGGCGCTAGAGGTGCTGGAGCTTGAGGCTGACGCCGATTACCCTACGATCAAGAAAGCATACCGCGCCAAGGCCAAGGAAGTTCACCCCGATGTAAAACCGGGCGATGACGAGGCCGCCAAGCAGTTTCAGGCCATTCAGGTCAGTTACGAAGTGTTGCGCGCTGCCGAAGAACGCCGCGAGTGGAAAGGGTGA
- the tolQ gene encoding protein TolQ, protein MTLELLAAAAPTRLDPIELFVDADIVVQAVMAGLLIASVGVWTIIVSFSLRMNRMEGRSADYEAEFWETRERDGLLTKQQRRDIVSARVAAAGLDEWRRSTSGAAIDTGAARDRINAAMEGQVAHEADELASRLNFLATTGSVAPFVGLFGTVWGIMNSFFQIGAQESSSLAVVAPGISEALFATAIGLFAAIPAVIAYNRFSNRVNRYEAKLQRFADRVHAGLSRDLDKK, encoded by the coding sequence ATCACACTTGAACTACTCGCTGCCGCTGCACCTACGCGGCTCGATCCGATTGAACTGTTTGTGGACGCGGATATCGTCGTTCAGGCGGTGATGGCGGGCCTGCTGATCGCCAGTGTCGGTGTCTGGACCATCATCGTGTCCTTCAGTTTGCGAATGAACCGAATGGAAGGCCGATCGGCTGATTATGAAGCAGAGTTCTGGGAAACACGCGAGCGCGATGGCTTGCTGACCAAACAGCAACGCCGCGACATTGTTTCGGCGCGGGTCGCTGCGGCGGGTCTGGATGAATGGCGGCGATCAACCTCTGGCGCTGCGATTGACACCGGTGCCGCACGTGATCGCATCAATGCCGCGATGGAAGGGCAAGTCGCGCATGAAGCGGATGAACTGGCTTCGCGCTTGAACTTTCTGGCCACCACCGGATCGGTTGCGCCATTTGTTGGTCTGTTCGGGACAGTCTGGGGCATCATGAACAGCTTTTTTCAGATTGGCGCACAGGAAAGCTCTTCGCTTGCGGTGGTTGCCCCCGGTATTTCGGAGGCGCTGTTCGCCACCGCTATCGGTCTGTTCGCCGCCATCCCCGCGGTGATCGCGTACAACCGTTTTTCAAACCGCGTGAACCGGTACGAGGCCAAGCTTCAACGTTTCGCGGACAGGGTGCATGCCGGGCTAAGCCGCGATCTGGACAAGAAATAA
- a CDS encoding YbgC/FadM family acyl-CoA thioesterase, translated as MVNPTPPGGVFDGSRHLYAVRVYYEDTDLSGITYHANYLRWFERARSDLLRMLKIDQRAEIEAGADGGAYAVSEIHLKYLRPAKLDDDVVIETTCTELGAASCRMHQIARRGDETLCEATLRVGYISLEGRPKRQPAPWRTAFQSFMDQEAS; from the coding sequence ATGGTTAACCCAACTCCTCCTGGCGGTGTATTTGACGGATCGCGGCATCTTTATGCTGTGCGTGTCTATTACGAAGATACCGATCTTTCGGGCATCACCTATCATGCCAATTATCTGCGCTGGTTTGAACGCGCGCGTTCGGATTTGCTGCGCATGCTGAAAATTGATCAGCGCGCAGAAATTGAGGCCGGAGCAGACGGCGGGGCCTATGCGGTTTCTGAAATCCATCTCAAATATCTGCGCCCGGCCAAACTCGATGATGATGTCGTGATCGAAACAACCTGCACGGAACTTGGCGCGGCCAGTTGCCGGATGCACCAGATCGCGCGGCGCGGCGATGAAACGCTGTGCGAGGCCACTTTACGCGTCGGCTATATCTCACTCGAAGGGCGGCCCAAACGGCAGCCTGCGCCGTGGCGCACCGCTTTCCAATCTTTCATGGACCAAGAGGCCTCATGA
- the tolB gene encoding Tol-Pal system beta propeller repeat protein TolB: MRFTIFLAACAGILAAPVGAQNQDLGEPLGEGGTVADVAIDGDSGDDDGPLRGTVTDESDWSDIGIAIPAFATARDQATPANGDGTAALGREIARVITANLRNNGLFKPVGPDSLPQPGFAQIRSPSWGTWGGRGAEMLVHGYANARPDGSLVVGCYLYDVALQDELIREGYEVRPADWRRAAHKCSDLVYARLTGESPFFDSRIAYIAETGPKDKRVKRLAVMDSDGANHRFLTLGSATALTPRYSPDYSKIMYLSYVDGNPRIYVYNIGTGQQQLVTENSNPTLAPRWSPDGNSVLYSMAVAGNTDIYRVPVDGGRSVRLTNTPGIDIGGSYSPDGSKIVFESDRSGSQQCYVMDADGSNQKRISFFGGRCATPEWSPRGDQIAFTRIAGDFNVAVMSPSGRGMRVLTKGWQDEAPTWAPNGRIIQFFRTERNSGRSGLWQVDLTGANERRLPTPVDASDPAWGPIRN, from the coding sequence ATGAGATTTACGATTTTCCTCGCTGCGTGCGCGGGCATTCTGGCCGCACCTGTCGGGGCGCAAAATCAAGACCTTGGAGAGCCTTTGGGCGAAGGGGGCACTGTCGCGGATGTCGCAATTGATGGCGATTCCGGCGATGATGACGGGCCGCTTCGCGGGACTGTAACCGATGAAAGCGACTGGTCCGATATCGGCATTGCCATCCCCGCATTTGCCACTGCGCGCGATCAGGCCACGCCTGCCAATGGCGATGGCACTGCCGCGCTTGGCCGCGAAATCGCCCGGGTGATCACAGCAAACCTGCGGAACAACGGGCTGTTCAAACCGGTCGGTCCCGACAGCCTGCCGCAGCCCGGCTTTGCGCAAATCCGTTCACCCAGCTGGGGAACATGGGGCGGACGCGGTGCGGAAATGCTGGTTCATGGCTATGCCAATGCCCGGCCTGATGGTTCGCTGGTGGTTGGCTGTTATCTGTATGATGTCGCGCTTCAGGATGAATTGATCCGCGAAGGCTACGAAGTGCGCCCTGCCGATTGGCGGCGCGCGGCGCACAAATGCTCCGATCTTGTCTATGCCCGTCTAACCGGGGAAAGCCCGTTTTTCGACAGCCGCATCGCATATATCGCCGAAACAGGACCAAAGGATAAACGCGTCAAACGCCTTGCGGTGATGGACAGCGACGGGGCAAACCACCGCTTCCTGACCCTGGGCAGCGCCACGGCGCTTACACCGCGATATTCGCCCGATTATTCCAAGATTATGTATCTGTCCTATGTCGATGGAAACCCGCGGATCTATGTCTACAATATCGGGACTGGCCAACAGCAGCTGGTGACCGAAAACAGCAATCCGACGCTGGCCCCGCGGTGGTCGCCCGATGGCAATTCTGTGCTGTATTCCATGGCGGTTGCAGGCAATACCGACATTTACCGCGTCCCAGTTGACGGAGGGCGCAGCGTCCGATTGACCAACACGCCGGGCATCGACATCGGCGGGTCATATTCACCGGACGGATCGAAAATCGTGTTTGAAAGCGATCGTTCCGGATCACAGCAATGCTATGTCATGGATGCGGACGGATCGAACCAGAAACGCATCAGCTTTTTCGGGGGCCGCTGCGCGACGCCTGAATGGAGCCCGCGCGGGGACCAGATCGCGTTCACGCGCATCGCCGGTGATTTCAACGTTGCGGTGATGTCACCCAGCGGCCGCGGGATGCGTGTGTTAACCAAGGGCTGGCAGGATGAAGCCCCAACCTGGGCGCCGAATGGCCGCATCATCCAGTTTTTCCGCACGGAACGCAATTCGGGCCGCTCCGGTCTGTGGCAGGTCGATTTGACCGGCGCCAATGAACGACGTCTGCCGACACCGGTCGATGCCTCTGACCCGGCATGGGGTCCGATCCGCAATTGA
- a CDS encoding ExbD/TolR family protein, with the protein MAMGLASSRSGRRSRRAPMAEINVTPFVDVMLVLLIIFMVTAPLLAVGVPIELPDSRANPVEQTPEQITISVDGDGVIYIDNEAVAVGAFPEALAAIERRATGQLPIIVFRGDRAVEYGRTMAVLGELNRAGFTNISLVTSGSVSPP; encoded by the coding sequence ATGGCTATGGGGCTTGCCTCTTCGCGTTCGGGCCGCCGGTCGCGGCGTGCTCCCATGGCGGAAATCAACGTCACGCCATTTGTCGATGTGATGCTGGTGCTGCTCATCATTTTCATGGTGACCGCGCCGCTCTTGGCCGTGGGCGTGCCGATTGAACTGCCGGATAGCCGGGCAAATCCGGTGGAGCAGACGCCCGAACAGATCACCATTTCGGTCGATGGGGACGGGGTGATCTATATCGATAACGAAGCCGTTGCCGTGGGCGCTTTCCCCGAAGCACTGGCCGCGATCGAGCGCCGCGCCACTGGCCAGCTGCCGATTATCGTTTTTCGCGGGGACAGGGCGGTGGAATACGGGCGGACGATGGCGGTCCTTGGCGAGTTAAACCGCGCTGGTTTTACCAATATATCGTTGGTCACCAGCGGTTCAGTCTCGCCGCCATAA
- a CDS encoding energy transducer TonB has translation MIQQTGIFRKEDSIALPLAIALHVGVAAILVLQPVRDEVMPFPERMSVSLATEVSLEATAPDPVAQSSAAIAPVLGEVLAPENPETPAEAVPETPASPPVTVTRRTAAAPAQSPSRDRSRPDRTQSKPAAKPAAKPAAKPVSTPARAAERGGGSRIGDDFLPGQGSSTTTQETRAPAATFGRTERAALSSAITRQLRRHWTAPNGVDAELLVSTVSWELNQDGSLKGNPTCRTDPGSINASNSPQAGLHCDRAIRAVRRAAPFNLPEQFYSRWDELEWQFDRRL, from the coding sequence ATGATCCAACAGACCGGCATCTTTCGCAAAGAAGACAGCATCGCGCTGCCGCTGGCGATTGCGCTGCATGTTGGCGTTGCAGCGATATTGGTGCTGCAACCTGTGCGTGACGAGGTTATGCCGTTTCCCGAGCGGATGAGTGTGAGCCTTGCCACCGAAGTCAGTCTTGAGGCGACCGCGCCGGATCCTGTCGCGCAAAGCAGTGCTGCGATCGCGCCTGTTCTGGGTGAGGTTCTTGCGCCCGAGAATCCCGAAACGCCTGCAGAAGCTGTCCCGGAAACGCCGGCTTCGCCGCCTGTTACAGTAACGCGCCGTACCGCGGCCGCCCCTGCACAAAGCCCGTCTCGCGATCGCTCGCGGCCTGATCGCACACAGTCGAAGCCTGCGGCAAAACCCGCAGCAAAACCCGCAGCAAAACCTGTATCAACTCCTGCCCGCGCCGCCGAACGCGGCGGCGGCAGCCGGATCGGTGATGATTTTCTGCCGGGGCAGGGCAGCTCAACCACGACACAGGAAACGCGCGCACCGGCGGCGACATTTGGCCGGACAGAGCGGGCCGCTCTTTCCTCTGCCATTACGCGGCAATTGCGCCGTCATTGGACCGCGCCCAACGGGGTTGATGCCGAATTGCTGGTTTCGACTGTTTCATGGGAACTGAACCAAGACGGTTCGCTCAAGGGAAATCCCACCTGCCGGACCGATCCGGGCAGTATCAACGCATCCAACAGCCCTCAGGCGGGCTTGCATTGCGACCGTGCAATCCGTGCGGTTCGGCGCGCTGCGCCTTTTAACTTACCCGAGCAGTTCTATAGTCGTTGGGACGAGCTTGAATGGCAATTCGACAGAAGGCTTTGA
- the pal gene encoding peptidoglycan-associated lipoprotein Pal — protein MNTMKATMLLVASATALAACSKKPPEELPPAPITSPTPAPIDSAPRQSGPIVGSQDHFANAVGSSTVIYFDTDRFNIDSSDAAALQAQAQYFAQYPQLTFTVEGHADERGTREYNLALGERRANSAKNYLVSLGVDSNRIRTVSYGKERPVALASNEAAWAQNRRAASIVIN, from the coding sequence ATGAATACGATGAAAGCAACAATGCTGCTGGTCGCTTCGGCCACTGCTCTTGCCGCTTGTTCCAAAAAACCGCCCGAAGAACTGCCGCCTGCGCCGATTACCTCGCCGACGCCGGCTCCAATTGACAGCGCGCCGCGTCAGTCAGGCCCGATTGTGGGTTCGCAAGACCATTTCGCCAACGCTGTGGGCAGTTCGACCGTGATCTATTTCGATACGGACCGGTTCAACATCGACAGCAGCGATGCCGCCGCGCTTCAGGCGCAGGCTCAGTATTTCGCGCAATATCCGCAGCTGACCTTTACCGTCGAAGGCCACGCCGATGAGCGCGGTACCCGCGAATACAACCTCGCTCTGGGTGAGCGCCGCGCCAATTCGGCCAAGAATTATCTGGTGAGTCTGGGTGTGGATTCCAATCGCATCCGCACGGTCAGCTATGGCAAGGAACGCCCTGTCGCGCTGGCCTCAAACGAGGCGGCGTGGGCGCAGAACCGCCGCGCAGCCAGCATTGTTATCAATTGA